caacgcctggtgcgggagatcgcgcaggacttcaagacagacctgcgcttccagagctcggcagtcatggccctgcaggaggccagcgaggcttacctggtggggctctttgaggacaccaacctgtgcgccatccacgccgagcgagtcaccatcatgcccaaagacatccagctagcCCGCCGAATTCGCGGAGAGCGCGCGTAAACTCACCCTGCCccgaactgagtttggcatcaaataacacaacggctcttttaagagccaccaaatcggcAAAACAAAGAGCTGTGATCACCTGTTATCAGAGAACTGTGCTCTGGAGCAGTTCACTTTATTAGAGAGCCGATCATTTTGCAAAAGCTTTCGTTTGCATAAACGGTAGACTTGTTAAAATGCCTGACAAATATCACAAGAGGCGAGGAGCTAAATGTCCGAATCCAGTACTGAAAAGGCtgtggggagatctgattgaaatatacaacattttggcgggcctggagagagtggaggtgaagaatcttagcagagagttcagtgactgtggggcatatgtttaaagtgattggttgaaaaattagagggaaaacgaggattttattttcacccagagggtgatgggggtctggaactcactgcctgaaaggatagttgaggcagagacccccaaatcattcaaaaggaatctggatacgcatctcaagtgctgtaatctgcagggcgacggactgaatgctggaaggtgggattagaataggtgggtcgtttttcggccgacactgacacgatgggctaagtggcctctttctatgtgaACACAAAGCAGCGATAGCATTATAAAATTGCCGCCTGTCAAACAGCAAgcagccctttcacagataaagtgagtggctctgaaaagagtctttgggtTCGCAGATTTAAGTCAGTCCGCTTCACTTGCTCTTggtgctcggagcgctggttttcttgggcagcagcacggcctggatattaggcagcactccaccctgagcgatggtcacccctcccagcagcctgttgagTTCCTCGTCGTTGCGGAACGCCAGCTGGAGATGGCTGGGGATGATGCGggacttcttgttgtcccgggtcgcgttgccggccagctcgaggatttcagctgtcagatactcgagcacagcagccagatagaccggggctccggcacccacacgctcagcatagttcccctttttaaggaacctgtgaacacggcccaccgggaactgcagtccagcccgggaggagcgagacttggccttggaccgagctttaccaccggtcttccctcttaCAGACATTACCACAATCTGACAAACACTTTCAGGAAGAATGCTGAGAACCGCCCACAATAGCCCCATGTATACCTTCGGGAGGAATGGTGCCGGGGGTCACTGGTGATTGGTCACTCTGCACTGGGTGATATTGTGCTCTTCAggtgaccaatcagagagctgCGGAATTCGCCAATCCagagacgccaaggagatgagggtggaaaataacggcgcgaaattgtcagactgcaaacgatttttcaaatttgaaaagcccgccaatatatttgtaaaacacagagcggcttcaataTAGATCATCACATTTATAGGTAACTCGGTTTTACCGCaaatattttaaaatctttttcatatTGTATTATTCCACATGTGGTAACAATTCCAGATTCGCTCTCACATTCCgccatctattcgggtttactctctatcctttttgaaacattctataaccagcggacagaaagcctctttcacagcattctgtaaccatttcagctcaatgttcctaatgataccgcatcactgattatagattgatccctattggtgagagacaacagcggagtgtataatcttagtgtcaggtgtcaaagagtgagactgagggttcccacACCACCGGGGTTTCTAGATAATGTGCTGATTACTTATTGAGGACAAACTTGATCTCGGGATATGAGTGACTGAGAAATGATGTATGTGCGTTAAATCAGATTTTATTATCGAAACACAgcaaaggggccgaatatgaacgcgtccgtgaacaaagctcacaaatggtcagtaattaatgatcgggatattattaagtagagacaggaagatcgcacgggcagtgaaactgtaTTAACCAGAATCTGTGGGATTAAAACTGAGATCACAAAGGCAGTTAGAAAATGCTTGCTAAAAATATCAAAACAAATTGATATTATAGAGATAATGTTGTAG
This genomic interval from Heterodontus francisci isolate sHetFra1 chromosome 21, sHetFra1.hap1, whole genome shotgun sequence contains the following:
- the LOC137381207 gene encoding histone H2A.J-like isoform X1 — translated: MSVRGKTGGKARSKAKSRSSRAGLQFPVGRVHRFLKKGNYAERVGAGAPVYLAAVLEYLTAEILELAGNATRDNKKSRIIPSHLQLAFRNDEELNRLLGGVTIAQGGVLPNIQAVLLPKKTSAPSTKSK
- the LOC137381207 gene encoding histone H2AX-like isoform X2 — its product is MSVRGKTGGKARSKAKSRSSRAGLQFPVGRVHRFLKKGNYAERVGAGAPVYLAAVLEYLTAEILELAGNATRDNKKSRIIPSHLQLAFRNDEELNRLLGGVTIAQGGVLPNIQAVLLPKKTSAPSTKKA